In Bradyrhizobium guangdongense, the sequence TGGCTGGAGCTCGGCTGGGACGGCGAGGTCATCTACCAGTTCAGCCGCGCCGCCCGCCACCGGGAGGTGGCCGAGCAGCTGCTCGCCGACGGCAAGGCCTATCGCTGCTACGCCACCGCCGAGGAGCTCGCCGCCATGCGCGAGAAGGCGCGCGCGGAAGGCCGCACCCGCCTCTATGACGGGATGTGGCGCGACCGCGATCCGGCGACGGCTCCGTCCGACGTCAAGCCCACCATCCGCCTACGCGCACCGCAGACCGGCGAGACCGTGATCGAGGACCAGGTCCAGGGTCGCGTCGTCTGGCAGAACGAGAACCTTGACGATCTCGTGCTGTTGCGTGGCGACGGCAATCCGACCTACATGCTCGCGGTGGTCGTCGACGACCACGACATGGGCGTCACCCACGTGATCCGCGGCGACGACCATCTGATCAACGCCGCGCGCCAGAAGCAGATCTATGATGCCATGGGCTGGGCGTTGCCGAGCATGTCGCACATCCCCCTGATCCACGGACCTGACGGCTCCAAGCTCTCCAAGCGGCACGGCGCGCTCGGCGTCGATGCCTACCGTGCCATGGGATACCTCCCGGCTGCGCTGCGCAACTACCTGGTCCGGCTCGGCTGGAGCCATGGCGACCAGGAGATCTTCTCGACCGAGGAGATGATCGCCGCGTTCGATCTCGCCAGCGTCGGCCGCGCTGCTGCCCGGTTCGATTTCGCCAAGCTGGAAAACCTCAACGGCCACTACATCCGCCACGCCGACGATCAATCGCTCGTGAACATGTTCGAGGACGTGCTGGATCATGTCGTGCCCGCCCGCGACGAGATTAAGGCCAAGTTAAACGACAGGACGCGGGCCCAGCTCCTCAAGGCCATGCCGGCCCTGAAAGAGCGGGCCAAGACGCTGCTCGAGCTGATCGACGGCGCCTATTTCATCTTCGCCGACCGTCCGCTGCAGCTCGACGCCAAGGCGGCGGCGCTGCTGACGCCTGAGAACCGCAAGCTGATCAGCCAGCTGCATTCCGCGCTGGAGAACGTCGAGACCTGGAGTGGCGCCTCGACGGAGGCCGCGCTCCGCACCTTTGCCGAGGAAAACAGTCTTAAGCTCGGCGCAGTTGCCCAGCCTTTGCGCGCGGCGCTGACCGGGCGCACGACGTCGCCCGGTATATTTGAGGTTTTGGACGTGCTGGGACGCCAGGAAAGCCTTGCCCGGCTTAAGGACCAGGCTACGACGTAAGTAGGCTATGCAAGCGGCCATCTTGCAGCGCACACAGCAATAATATACCCATCTTGCCGCACATTCTGGAACATCCGGCCTGCCCCATAATCTCCCTTGGGGGACTCCGGCTCCGGCCCGTTTCACCATACATCGGGGACCTCTGATGGACGCAAAAGAAAGCCCAAAGACCGCGACGCTGACGGTTGGAAACAAGAACTACGATCTCCCGATCCTCAGCGGCAGCGTCGGGCCCGATGTCGTCGATATCGGCAAGCTCTACGGCCAGTCCGGCCTGTTCACCTACGATCCCGGCTTCACTTCGACGGCGAGCTGCCAGTCCAAGATCACCTACATCGATGGTGACGCGGGCGTGCTGGAATACCGCGGCTATCCGATCGAACAGCTCGCCGAGCACGGCGACTTCCTGGAGACCTGCTATCTGCTGCTCTACGGGAATTTGCCGACCGCGACCCAGAAGAAGGATTTCGACTATCGCGTGACCCATCACACGATGGTGCACGAACAGATGGCCCGGTTCTTCCAAGGCTTCCGCCGCGACGCCCATCCGATGGCGATCATGGTGGCCGCCGTCGGCGCGCTCGCCGCGTTCTATCACGACTCCACCGACATCAACGATCCCAAGCAGCGCATGATCGCCTCCATGCGCATGATCGCGAAGATCCCGACGCTGGCGGCGATGGCCTACAAGTACACGGTCGGCCAGCCCTTCGTGTATCCGAAGAACTCGCTCGGCTTTGCCGAGAACTTCCTCAACATGTGCTTCGCGGTGCCTTGCGAGGACTACCAGGTCAGCCCGGTGCTGGCCGACGCGCTGGAGAAGATCTTCATCCTGCACGCCGACCACGAGCAGAACGCCTCGACCTCGACGGTACGCATCGCCGGCTCCTCGGGCGCCAACCCGTTCGCGTGCATCGCGGCCGGCATCGCCTGCC encodes:
- the gltX gene encoding glutamate--tRNA ligase, which gives rise to MTDSVVTRFAPSPTGFLHIGGARTALFNWLYAKKHGGKMLLRIEDTDRERSTEAAIGAILDGLKWLELGWDGEVIYQFSRAARHREVAEQLLADGKAYRCYATAEELAAMREKARAEGRTRLYDGMWRDRDPATAPSDVKPTIRLRAPQTGETVIEDQVQGRVVWQNENLDDLVLLRGDGNPTYMLAVVVDDHDMGVTHVIRGDDHLINAARQKQIYDAMGWALPSMSHIPLIHGPDGSKLSKRHGALGVDAYRAMGYLPAALRNYLVRLGWSHGDQEIFSTEEMIAAFDLASVGRAAARFDFAKLENLNGHYIRHADDQSLVNMFEDVLDHVVPARDEIKAKLNDRTRAQLLKAMPALKERAKTLLELIDGAYFIFADRPLQLDAKAAALLTPENRKLISQLHSALENVETWSGASTEAALRTFAEENSLKLGAVAQPLRAALTGRTTSPGIFEVLDVLGRQESLARLKDQATT
- the gltA gene encoding citrate synthase is translated as MDAKESPKTATLTVGNKNYDLPILSGSVGPDVVDIGKLYGQSGLFTYDPGFTSTASCQSKITYIDGDAGVLEYRGYPIEQLAEHGDFLETCYLLLYGNLPTATQKKDFDYRVTHHTMVHEQMARFFQGFRRDAHPMAIMVAAVGALAAFYHDSTDINDPKQRMIASMRMIAKIPTLAAMAYKYTVGQPFVYPKNSLGFAENFLNMCFAVPCEDYQVSPVLADALEKIFILHADHEQNASTSTVRIAGSSGANPFACIAAGIACLWGPAHGGANEAALNMLYQIGTVDKIPEFIAKVKDKNSEVRLMGFGHRVYKNYDPRAKIMQKMCHAVLKEMGHGDDPMLKVALELEKIALSDQYFIDRKLYPNVDFYSGITLKAMGFPVSMFTVLFAVARTVGWISQWSEMIEDPQQKIGRPRQLYTGVARRDYVAINDRK